The following coding sequences lie in one Dromaius novaehollandiae isolate bDroNov1 unplaced genomic scaffold, bDroNov1.hap1 HAP1_SCAFFOLD_56, whole genome shotgun sequence genomic window:
- the LOC135325731 gene encoding olfactory receptor 14J1-like yields MSNGSSFNEFLILPFADSRELQLLHFSLFLGIYLAALLANGLIITAVACDHRLHTPMYFFLLNLSLLDLGSISTTVPKSMANSLWNTRTISYSGCAVQIFLVLFLLTAEYCLLTVMAYDRFVAICRPLHYGTLMGSRACAKMAAAAWGTGFLNALLHTANTFSIPLCQGNTVDQFFCEVPQIFQLSCSDAYSWEAGVSVVSACLAFGCFIFIVVSYVQIFTAVLRIPSEQGRHKAFSMCLPHLAVVSLFLSTGTFACLKPPSISSPALDLVVAVLYSVVPPAVNPLIYSMRNKELKDALRKLIQWV; encoded by the coding sequence atgtccaacggcagctccttcaatgagttcctcatcctgccatttgcagacagccgggagctgcagctcttgcacttctcgctcttcctgggcatctacctggctgccctcctggccaacggcctcatcatcacagccgtagcctgcgaccaccgcctccacacccccatgtacttcttcctcctcaacctctctcttctcgaccttggctccatctccaccactgtccccaaatccatggccaattccctatgGAACACCAGGACCATTTCATACTCAGGATGTGCTGTCCAAATCTTTCTGGTTCTCTTCTTGCTCACAGCAGAGTAttgtctcctcacagtcatggcctatgaccgctttgttgccatctgcagacccctgcactacgggaccctcatgggcagcagagcttgtgccaaaatggctgcagctgcctggggcactggttttcttaatgctctcctgcacactgctaacacattttcaataccactctgccaaggcaacacagtggaccagttcttctgtgaagtgccccagataTTCCAGCtgtcctgctcagacgcctactcCTGGGAAGCTGGGGTTAGTGttgttagtgcctgtttagcttttgggtgtttcattttcattgtggtgtcctacgtgcagatcttcactgctgtgctgaggatcccctctgagcagggccgccacaaagccttttccatgtgcctcccgcacctggccgtggtctccctgtttctcagcactggcacatttgcctgcctgaagcccccctccatctcctccccagctctggatctggtggtggctgttctgtactcggtggtgcctccagcagtgaaccccctcatctacagcatgaggaacaaggagctcaaggatgctcTGAGGAAACTCATTCAATGGGTATGA